The Pseudanabaena galeata CCNP1313 genome has a segment encoding these proteins:
- a CDS encoding helix-turn-helix domain-containing protein, with product MPEIIACSSVVEVATEQLTELSDRWFASIKNKDKLTRKVDIISYLEEAVRALLASGSTYNEISQNLKDELHVDISAKTIKQYIWRINEKQKKGGTKAKTHTARAEKALPQHKPSGSELAQQPITSLSDSMANIPSATETLTNVENSDRSEPISVVKPNSSKATTKPQSIVPKSLPVEDDDDDDDLAQQKILKHFNRY from the coding sequence ATGCCTGAAATCATTGCGTGTTCATCGGTTGTAGAGGTAGCCACAGAGCAGTTAACAGAGTTGTCTGATCGGTGGTTTGCATCTATTAAAAACAAAGATAAACTGACAAGAAAAGTAGACATCATCTCATACCTTGAGGAAGCTGTCAGAGCATTGCTTGCTTCAGGAAGTACATATAATGAAATTAGCCAAAACCTAAAAGATGAACTTCACGTCGATATCTCTGCTAAAACTATAAAGCAGTATATATGGCGAATTAACGAAAAACAAAAAAAGGGTGGGACAAAAGCTAAAACCCATACCGCTAGGGCAGAAAAGGCTTTACCGCAACACAAACCATCAGGATCTGAGCTAGCTCAACAACCAATTACAAGTTTGTCGGATAGTATGGCTAATATCCCCTCTGCAACGGAAACTCTTACCAATGTAGAAAATAGCGATCGCTCTGAACCAATCTCAGTGGTAAAGCCAAACAGCAGTAAGGCAACCACCAAACCACAAAGTATTGTCCCGAAATCTCTCCCCGTGGAAGATGATGACGACGATGATGATTTGGCGCAACAAAAAATCTTGAAGCACTTCAATAGATACTAG
- a CDS encoding P-loop NTPase family protein — MAIINLIDGEKGGVGKSWVARTMLQYLIDNAIPRASIETDRSNPTVLNIYKESKAAVFSENEKMADVADVIFEYALKKTVVVNLPAQAHRAVAKWIDTKGLLDLGKEHDVTFIKWFVSDGESDSIELFIESLEHYQGYITHVFIKNWGRCDEWGYFKAHEAIQKAISEYNVAVIDFPKLSDGRRIEINAKRLTFEDASNYPEFGIIGRNQIKTYLRDAYKAFESTGLLPKAKQLQELKA; from the coding sequence ATGGCAATTATCAACCTGATCGACGGTGAAAAAGGTGGTGTGGGTAAAAGCTGGGTCGCACGCACCATGCTGCAATACCTGATCGATAACGCAATTCCCCGCGCCAGTATTGAAACAGATCGTAGTAACCCAACCGTACTCAACATTTACAAAGAATCTAAGGCTGCTGTTTTCTCGGAAAATGAAAAAATGGCTGATGTGGCTGATGTCATTTTTGAATATGCACTCAAGAAAACGGTTGTCGTCAATTTACCCGCTCAGGCTCACCGAGCAGTGGCGAAATGGATTGACACCAAAGGATTACTGGATTTGGGCAAGGAACATGACGTGACATTTATCAAGTGGTTTGTCAGTGACGGTGAAAGCGATTCCATTGAGCTATTCATCGAGTCGCTAGAGCATTATCAAGGCTATATCACCCATGTATTTATCAAAAATTGGGGGCGCTGTGATGAATGGGGGTACTTCAAAGCCCACGAAGCGATCCAGAAAGCGATCTCCGAATACAACGTTGCGGTGATTGACTTTCCCAAGTTGAGTGATGGTAGGCGGATCGAAATTAACGCTAAGCGGCTCACCTTCGAGGATGCTTCCAATTACCCTGAATTTGGCATTATTGGCAGGAATCAAATCAAAACATATTTACGTGACGCTTATAAAGCTTTTGAGTCAACTGGGCTTCTACCCAAAGCCAAACAGCTACAGGAACTGAAAGCATAG
- a CDS encoding DUF6753 family protein, with translation MNSDPLPKTYLDIAIHDYDPVVKAKIYEIVAKSGIPQNDPYIAIFLSNAQVAATVATAPNLLQSALAKGFDVGIQKFRDFLATLRETAVKEQEVAISQAIANIIKNKQHKESQGYWRAISLPFIGFCAGMLMIGLAAGLVSGLAIAKLFLPTPSLNAQSARDLEWVASDNGKLARNLVDWNQDILKTCLQDQQNLKEALIILNGKYVTKGLCALWVLPETQRVYEDRR, from the coding sequence ATGAATAGCGATCCACTGCCGAAAACCTATCTGGATATCGCCATCCATGACTACGATCCCGTGGTCAAAGCCAAAATCTACGAGATTGTGGCTAAGTCTGGCATTCCCCAGAACGATCCTTACATTGCAATTTTCTTGTCTAATGCCCAAGTTGCGGCAACAGTTGCCACTGCGCCAAATCTACTCCAAAGTGCCTTAGCCAAAGGCTTTGATGTTGGTATCCAAAAGTTCCGCGACTTTCTGGCGACTCTACGCGAGACTGCGGTTAAGGAACAGGAAGTGGCGATTAGTCAGGCGATCGCGAATATCATCAAAAACAAACAGCATAAGGAATCCCAAGGTTATTGGCGGGCGATTAGCTTGCCCTTCATTGGTTTCTGTGCAGGGATGTTGATGATTGGCTTAGCGGCGGGTCTGGTTTCGGGCTTGGCGATCGCAAAACTGTTTTTACCTACACCCAGTCTAAATGCCCAATCCGCTAGGGATTTGGAGTGGGTAGCAAGTGACAACGGCAAACTTGCCAGGAATCTCGTGGACTGGAATCAGGATATTTTGAAAACCTGCCTTCAGGATCAGCAAAACCTCAAGGAGGCTTTAATCATTCTCAATGGTAAGTATGTGACTAAAGGTTTATGTGCTCTATGGGTATTGCCTGAAACCCAGAGAGTCTATGAGGATCGCCGTTAA